In one window of Halorubrum sp. BV1 DNA:
- a CDS encoding GTP-binding protein: protein MGLEEEIEDLREEIADTPYNKSTEAHIGRLKAKLAEKKEKLENQSSAGGGHGYAVEKHGDATVALVGFPSVGKSTLINALTNADSEVGSYEFTTLDVNPGMLMYRGANIQILDVPGLIEGAAGGRGGGKEVLSVVRTADLVVYVLSVFEIEQYDRLSEELYNTNIRLDTEPPNINIRKTHKDGIGVTMSDDVSLDENTVKQVLREYGYVNAKVTIPHDLTIDELVDAVMDNREYLPSMVTVNKADLIDKEYLPTVKSELRERDLDPDDVIFISAEEELGLDGLKERLWEELGLIRIYMDKPGRGVDYEEPLVLFEGDTVGDACEKIGGEFDERFKFARVSGPSAKHDDQQVGKGHELADEDVLRIVARK from the coding sequence ATGGGACTGGAGGAAGAGATCGAGGACCTCCGCGAGGAGATCGCCGATACGCCCTACAACAAGTCCACCGAGGCACACATCGGGCGGCTGAAGGCGAAGCTCGCGGAAAAAAAGGAGAAACTGGAGAACCAGTCCTCCGCCGGCGGCGGTCACGGGTACGCCGTCGAGAAGCACGGCGACGCCACGGTCGCGCTCGTCGGCTTCCCGAGTGTGGGCAAGTCGACGCTCATCAACGCCCTCACTAACGCCGACAGCGAGGTCGGTTCCTACGAGTTCACGACGCTCGACGTCAATCCGGGAATGTTGATGTACCGCGGCGCGAACATTCAGATCCTCGACGTCCCCGGACTGATCGAGGGGGCAGCGGGCGGACGCGGGGGTGGCAAGGAAGTGCTCTCCGTCGTCCGGACCGCGGATCTGGTCGTGTACGTCCTCTCTGTCTTCGAGATCGAACAGTACGACCGGCTGAGTGAGGAGCTGTACAACACCAACATCCGGCTCGACACGGAGCCGCCGAACATCAATATCCGGAAGACGCACAAAGACGGCATCGGGGTGACGATGAGCGACGACGTGAGCCTCGACGAGAACACCGTCAAGCAGGTGCTCCGCGAGTACGGCTACGTCAACGCCAAGGTGACGATCCCCCACGATCTCACGATCGACGAACTCGTCGACGCCGTGATGGACAACCGCGAGTACCTCCCGTCGATGGTCACGGTGAACAAAGCCGACCTCATCGATAAGGAGTACCTTCCGACGGTCAAATCCGAGCTTCGCGAGCGCGACCTCGACCCCGACGACGTCATCTTCATCTCTGCCGAGGAGGAGCTCGGGCTCGACGGGCTCAAAGAGCGGCTCTGGGAGGAGCTCGGGCTCATCCGGATCTACATGGATAAGCCGGGTCGCGGCGTCGACTACGAGGAGCCGCTCGTCCTCTTCGAGGGCGACACCGTCGGCGACGCCTGTGAGAAGATCGGCGGCGAGTTCGACGAGCGATTCAAGTTCGCCCGCGTCTCTGGCCCAAGCGCGAAACACGACGACCAGCAGGTCGGGAAAGGGCACGAGCTCGCAGACGAGGACGTCCTCAGGATCGTCGCGCGGAAGTGA
- a CDS encoding GNAT family N-acetyltransferase — MELRAATTDDIDAIRRVARESLFASYEHAVDRPLLEEAVDEWYDPADLDDDIDDDETVCPVAIVDDEVVGFAESYVIGRRERVGEIDWLHVHPDHRGSGIGSALLALVESELKDADVDRIEARVLATNEAGTVFYESEGYELVDERAVEIGKETFEERGYRKQLSRLTGISEGVVETDDGERIYVAFDESERGSLAPFYVAYADPDRDQRYGYFCGNCEGTNIAIDTMDRMECAGCGNRRKPSRWDAAY; from the coding sequence ATGGAACTACGAGCCGCCACCACCGACGACATCGATGCCATCCGACGAGTTGCCCGCGAGTCGCTTTTTGCCTCCTACGAGCACGCGGTCGACCGGCCCCTCCTCGAAGAGGCGGTGGACGAGTGGTACGACCCGGCCGACCTCGACGACGACATCGACGACGACGAGACGGTGTGCCCCGTCGCCATCGTCGACGACGAGGTCGTCGGGTTCGCCGAAAGCTACGTTATCGGCCGCCGTGAACGCGTCGGCGAGATCGACTGGCTTCACGTTCACCCGGACCACCGCGGGTCGGGGATCGGCTCCGCGCTGTTGGCGCTCGTGGAATCGGAGCTCAAAGACGCCGACGTCGACCGGATCGAGGCACGCGTCCTCGCGACCAACGAGGCCGGCACCGTGTTCTACGAGTCTGAAGGATACGAACTGGTGGACGAGCGCGCGGTCGAGATCGGCAAAGAGACGTTCGAGGAGCGGGGGTACCGAAAACAGCTCAGTCGCCTGACTGGCATCTCCGAGGGTGTCGTCGAGACCGACGACGGGGAGCGCATCTACGTCGCTTTCGACGAGAGCGAGCGCGGGTCGCTCGCGCCGTTTTACGTCGCGTACGCCGACCCCGATAGAGACCAGCGGTACGGCTACTTCTGTGGCAACTGCGAGGGAACCAATATCGCCATCGACACCATGGACCGTATGGAGTGTGCGGGCTGCGGGAACCGCCGCAAGCCGTCTCGGTGGGACGCCGCGTACTGA
- the coxB gene encoding cytochrome c oxidase subunit II, whose translation MIDTVILQQGTGWRAQAEVFDEIFFVFLALGTLIGTIVVSYTLWNVYKYRDDGGEPKDDFDAPVVGELPTGQGGPKAKKLFLSFGLSAIVVISLVVYAYGILLYVEEGPDTGAEGDIEILVEGYQFGWQYEYPNGHTETGEMIVPADQRIDIEVTSRDVWHNFGSSELRIKSDAIPGETNSNWFSVSSEEVEAQGGEATYTVECFELCGSGHSAMKGQITVIPQDEWEEWYAGTGEETASDSENAASIDGTAAGGVPA comes from the coding sequence ATGATAGATACAGTGATACTGCAACAGGGAACCGGCTGGCGCGCACAGGCGGAGGTCTTCGACGAGATCTTCTTCGTCTTCCTCGCGCTGGGTACCCTTATCGGTACGATCGTCGTCTCGTACACGCTGTGGAACGTGTACAAATATCGCGACGACGGCGGAGAGCCGAAAGACGACTTCGACGCGCCGGTCGTCGGCGAGCTCCCGACGGGACAGGGCGGTCCAAAAGCGAAGAAACTCTTCCTCTCGTTCGGGCTGAGTGCCATCGTCGTCATCAGCCTCGTCGTGTACGCGTACGGGATCCTCCTCTACGTCGAAGAGGGTCCCGACACGGGTGCGGAAGGCGACATCGAGATTCTCGTCGAAGGATATCAGTTCGGTTGGCAGTACGAGTATCCGAACGGGCACACGGAGACCGGTGAGATGATCGTTCCGGCCGACCAGCGGATAGACATCGAGGTGACGTCGAGAGACGTGTGGCACAACTTCGGCTCCTCAGAGTTGCGGATAAAATCGGACGCTATCCCCGGAGAGACCAACAGCAACTGGTTCTCCGTGAGTTCTGAGGAGGTCGAAGCACAGGGCGGCGAAGCGACATATACGGTCGAGTGTTTCGAACTCTGTGGTTCGGGGCACTCAGCGATGAAGGGACAGATAACCGTGATTCCACAAGATGAATGGGAAGAATGGTACGCCGGGACCGGAGAGGAGACCGCGTCTGACAGCGAGAACGCAGCCAGTATCGACGGCACGGCTGCTGGGGGTGTTCCCGCATGA
- a CDS encoding peptidylprolyl isomerase — MSDQEQADAAEDGDEAETESAGLNDGDFVRVAYTIRTADDDRVIDTTDEAIAEDAEIDTDEHEFEPRVIALGAGHVFPSVEETFIGSEVGDQGTVDVPAEDAFGAYDPDEVETVKADKIPEDSRYPGAQVQIDNRQGYLETIIGGRARVDFNHPLAGEDLEYEYEILEAIEDREQQAAGMLGMYLQDAPEVRIETVTEEEETVTEDDDGEEVVETEEVEKDVLYVTATQAMQMNQQWMFQKQQIAQDLMGRLDLDRVVVEEVIEGGGMGGLGGMMGGMGGAGAGDIEEALEDVDVDADEIVDEIDDA; from the coding sequence ATGAGCGATCAGGAACAAGCGGACGCGGCCGAGGACGGAGACGAGGCCGAGACCGAGAGCGCCGGACTGAACGACGGCGACTTCGTGCGGGTGGCGTACACGATCCGAACCGCGGACGACGACCGCGTCATCGACACCACTGACGAAGCGATCGCCGAGGACGCGGAGATCGACACGGACGAACACGAGTTCGAACCGCGCGTCATCGCGCTCGGTGCGGGCCATGTGTTCCCGTCCGTCGAAGAGACGTTCATCGGCTCGGAGGTCGGCGACCAAGGGACCGTCGACGTCCCGGCCGAAGACGCCTTCGGCGCGTACGACCCCGACGAGGTCGAGACTGTCAAGGCCGACAAGATCCCCGAGGACAGCCGCTACCCCGGCGCACAGGTCCAGATCGACAACCGACAGGGCTACCTCGAAACGATCATCGGCGGCCGCGCCCGCGTCGACTTCAACCACCCGCTCGCCGGCGAAGACCTGGAGTACGAGTACGAGATCCTCGAAGCGATCGAGGACCGCGAACAGCAGGCCGCCGGCATGCTCGGCATGTACCTTCAGGACGCGCCGGAAGTTCGCATCGAGACGGTCACAGAAGAGGAGGAGACCGTCACCGAAGACGACGACGGCGAGGAGGTCGTCGAGACGGAGGAGGTCGAAAAAGACGTCCTCTACGTGACGGCGACGCAGGCGATGCAGATGAACCAGCAGTGGATGTTCCAGAAACAGCAGATCGCACAGGATCTGATGGGCCGACTCGACCTCGACCGCGTCGTCGTCGAGGAGGTCATCGAGGGCGGCGGCATGGGCGGACTCGGCGGCATGATGGGCGGCATGGGCGGAGCCGGTGCGGGCGATATCGAAGAGGCGCTCGAAGACGTCGACGTCGACGCCGACGAGATCGTCGACGAGATCGACGACGCGTAG
- a CDS encoding halocyanin domain-containing protein yields MPERVSRRRYVAGSGAVLTLGALAGCSGGGDGESGGSGDGESSEAEALDDVPSALDEYLSDARLYDGAILDYTGEDEVTVRVGAGDVGFAFDPPAIRIDAGTTVVWEWTGQGGAHNVQSAEDSATEFNSGSAVSEEGTTFEQTFDSAGVQLYYCLPHQASGMLGGIDVVEG; encoded by the coding sequence ATGCCAGAGAGAGTATCTAGACGACGGTACGTCGCCGGAAGCGGAGCTGTGTTGACGCTCGGTGCGCTCGCCGGCTGCTCCGGCGGCGGTGACGGTGAAAGCGGCGGAAGTGGCGACGGCGAGAGTTCGGAGGCCGAGGCGCTCGACGACGTTCCGAGCGCGCTCGACGAGTATCTCTCCGACGCACGGCTCTACGACGGGGCCATCCTCGATTACACCGGCGAAGACGAAGTGACCGTCCGCGTCGGGGCGGGCGACGTCGGGTTCGCATTCGATCCCCCAGCGATCCGCATCGACGCGGGGACGACCGTCGTCTGGGAGTGGACCGGACAGGGCGGCGCACACAACGTCCAGTCCGCGGAAGACTCCGCTACCGAGTTCAACAGCGGCAGCGCGGTGTCCGAAGAGGGAACGACCTTCGAGCAGACGTTCGACAGCGCCGGCGTGCAGTTGTACTACTGTCTACCGCATCAGGCGAGCGGGATGCTCGGCGGAATCGACGTCGTCGAAGGCTGA
- a CDS encoding diphthine--ammonia ligase, which produces MSDWVSLFSGGKDSSWALYCALQQELDVSRLLTIHPAGDSYMYHTPATELAGLAAEAIGIDLVEIAPDDFGADDVVDASAQGDAELEPMEAALRELAADGDLDLVGVTAGAVESEFQTSRIQAMCDRLDIDLFAPLWREDPVELAEAMFDAGFEIRIVQVAAYGLDESWLGRQYDADALDELLDLRAEYGVHPLGEGGEFETYVVDGPHMDRRIAMDTDAVWEGDRGHLSVRNARLV; this is translated from the coding sequence ATGAGCGACTGGGTGAGCCTCTTTTCGGGCGGCAAAGACTCTTCGTGGGCGCTGTACTGCGCGCTCCAGCAAGAACTCGACGTCTCTCGACTCCTGACTATCCATCCCGCGGGCGATTCGTACATGTATCACACGCCGGCGACCGAACTCGCGGGACTCGCCGCCGAAGCCATCGGCATCGACCTCGTCGAGATCGCTCCGGACGACTTCGGTGCGGACGACGTGGTGGACGCGAGCGCACAGGGTGACGCGGAACTGGAACCGATGGAGGCGGCGCTCAGAGAGCTTGCAGCGGACGGCGACCTCGACCTCGTCGGCGTCACCGCGGGCGCGGTCGAAAGCGAGTTCCAGACGAGCCGGATTCAAGCGATGTGCGACCGGCTCGACATCGACCTGTTTGCGCCGCTGTGGCGAGAAGATCCCGTCGAACTCGCCGAAGCCATGTTCGACGCGGGGTTCGAGATCCGGATCGTGCAGGTCGCGGCGTACGGGCTCGACGAGTCGTGGCTCGGACGACAGTACGACGCCGACGCGCTCGACGAACTGCTCGACCTCCGCGCAGAGTACGGCGTCCATCCGCTCGGAGAGGGCGGCGAGTTCGAGACGTACGTCGTCGACGGACCGCATATGGACCGACGAATAGCGATGGACACCGACGCAGTCTGGGAGGGCGACCGAGGACACCTGTCGGTTCGGAACGCCCGGCTGGTCTGA
- a CDS encoding Glu/Leu/Phe/Val dehydrogenase, with protein MSDQANPFESLQEQVDDAAGSVDASAGVIERLKNPERVLETNLTFELDDGSLETVRAYRSQFNGDRGPYKGGIRYHPNVTRDEVKALSGWMAYKCAIVGVPYGGGKGGIAIDPADYSESELERLTRAFATELRPLIGEDRDIPAPDVNTGQREMNWIKDTYETLENTTAPGVITGKALDSGGSEGRVEATGRSVALSAREAFDWLDRDLNGATVAVQGYGNAGSIGAALLADLGAQIVAVSDSSGGIYDPDGFDPRDVKAHKADTGSVSGYGDTEAITNDELLTLDVDVLVPAALENAIDADLAREVDADLIVEAANGPLTPDADDVLADSGVHVIPDILANAGGVTVSYFEWVQNRQRFSWTEERVNEELERVIVEAFDDLVDAYESNDVANLRTAAYTVAIERIVSAYDQAGSWP; from the coding sequence ATGTCTGACCAGGCAAATCCGTTCGAGAGCTTGCAAGAGCAGGTAGACGACGCCGCTGGATCGGTCGACGCGTCGGCGGGCGTCATCGAGCGCTTGAAAAACCCCGAGCGGGTGTTGGAGACGAACCTGACGTTCGAACTCGACGACGGGTCACTCGAGACGGTCCGCGCGTACCGTTCGCAGTTCAACGGCGACCGCGGACCGTACAAGGGCGGAATCCGGTATCACCCGAACGTCACTCGCGACGAGGTGAAGGCGCTGTCCGGGTGGATGGCGTACAAGTGCGCAATCGTCGGCGTCCCGTACGGCGGCGGGAAAGGCGGCATCGCGATCGACCCGGCAGACTACTCAGAGAGCGAACTGGAGCGGCTGACGCGTGCGTTCGCGACCGAACTGCGTCCGCTCATCGGTGAGGACCGGGATATCCCCGCGCCGGACGTCAACACCGGCCAGCGGGAGATGAACTGGATCAAAGACACCTACGAGACGCTGGAAAACACCACCGCGCCCGGAGTCATCACCGGGAAGGCGCTCGATTCCGGCGGTAGCGAGGGGCGCGTCGAGGCGACCGGGCGATCGGTCGCGCTGTCTGCCCGCGAGGCGTTCGACTGGCTCGACCGCGACCTCAACGGTGCGACGGTCGCCGTGCAGGGATACGGGAACGCGGGGTCGATCGGTGCGGCGCTGCTCGCCGATCTCGGCGCTCAGATCGTTGCCGTCTCGGACTCCTCCGGCGGGATCTACGACCCGGACGGGTTCGATCCCCGTGACGTGAAAGCGCACAAGGCCGACACCGGCTCCGTCAGCGGATACGGCGACACCGAAGCGATCACCAACGACGAGCTGCTCACGCTCGACGTCGACGTGCTGGTCCCGGCGGCGCTGGAGAACGCGATCGATGCGGACCTCGCTCGCGAGGTCGACGCCGACCTGATCGTCGAGGCGGCCAACGGCCCGCTCACGCCCGACGCGGACGACGTGCTCGCCGACAGCGGAGTCCACGTTATCCCGGATATCCTCGCGAACGCCGGCGGCGTCACCGTCTCGTACTTCGAGTGGGTACAGAACCGCCAGCGGTTCAGTTGGACGGAAGAGCGCGTCAACGAGGAGCTCGAACGAGTGATAGTCGAGGCGTTCGACGACCTCGTCGACGCCTACGAGTCGAACGACGTCGCGAACCTCCGGACCGCGGCCTACACCGTCGCCATCGAACGGATCGTGAGCGCGTACGACCAGGCGGGGAGTTGGCCCTGA
- the cyaB gene encoding class IV adenylate cyclase: MYEVEIKVPTDVEAVRERLRRTDAERVGARRQRDVYYDAPHRDFAETDEALRLRRETPIASVSDSRSARDADGFETTTLTYKGPLVDEESKTRIEHETGVDDGEAASGVFSGLGFEPAATVEKRREFWRYDGYTVALDDVDGLGEFVEVEREVEDESAVESARDAAVDVLSELGLDGTDQIRTSYLGLLLAEE, encoded by the coding sequence ATGTACGAGGTCGAGATCAAGGTTCCGACAGACGTCGAGGCCGTCCGGGAACGACTCCGTCGGACCGACGCCGAGCGCGTCGGCGCTCGCCGCCAGCGAGACGTGTACTACGACGCCCCCCACCGTGATTTCGCCGAGACCGACGAAGCGCTCCGGCTGCGGCGCGAGACGCCGATCGCGTCGGTCTCGGACTCCCGATCAGCCCGTGATGCGGACGGTTTCGAGACGACGACGCTGACCTACAAAGGTCCGCTCGTCGACGAGGAATCGAAGACGCGGATCGAACACGAGACCGGCGTCGACGACGGCGAGGCGGCTTCGGGGGTCTTCTCGGGGCTCGGCTTCGAACCGGCGGCGACAGTCGAGAAGCGCCGCGAGTTCTGGCGGTACGACGGATACACGGTCGCGCTCGACGACGTCGACGGACTCGGTGAGTTCGTCGAGGTCGAACGCGAGGTCGAAGACGAGTCGGCCGTCGAGTCGGCCCGCGACGCGGCGGTCGACGTGCTCTCCGAGCTAGGGCTCGACGGCACCGACCAGATCAGGACGTCGTACCTCGGGCTGCTTCTGGCAGAGGAGTGA
- a CDS encoding calcium/sodium antiporter encodes MPLGPPLTELLLLAGGAALLYLGAELLVQGASDLALAVGLKASTVGVTVVAFATTTPELFVSLLGAITVSTDTGLGAIVGSNVANVGLVLGVSAMIRPLDISETVLRRHVPFMVLAALLLVGLGWDGRIGAIDGIVLLATLVGFTVVIMRRIRQTQSTITDAERQGMPDAKLRDVAAVGGGLVALVLGSRWLIDGGQSLLAAAGFSDLFIGLTVLALGTSLPELAASVVAAIRGEAEFSVGNVVGSNIYNILAVIGIVALVTPISVSPGVRGFEFPALLAFTALVVGLMYRHESVSRIDGGILTGGYLLFVYLLLP; translated from the coding sequence GTGCCTCTCGGCCCGCCACTAACCGAACTCCTGTTGCTCGCCGGCGGTGCCGCGCTCCTGTACCTCGGTGCCGAACTTCTCGTGCAGGGAGCGAGCGACCTCGCGCTCGCGGTCGGGCTGAAGGCGTCGACCGTCGGCGTCACCGTCGTCGCGTTCGCGACCACCACGCCCGAGCTGTTCGTCTCGCTTCTTGGCGCGATCACGGTGTCGACGGACACCGGCTTGGGCGCGATCGTGGGATCGAACGTCGCGAACGTCGGTCTCGTGCTCGGCGTCTCCGCTATGATCCGGCCGCTCGACATCTCAGAGACTGTGCTACGGCGACACGTCCCCTTTATGGTGCTCGCCGCGCTGCTGCTCGTCGGGCTCGGCTGGGACGGACGCATCGGGGCGATCGACGGCATCGTCCTCCTCGCCACACTCGTCGGGTTCACCGTCGTTATCATGCGACGGATCCGCCAGACGCAGTCGACGATCACGGACGCGGAGCGACAGGGGATGCCCGACGCGAAGCTGCGAGATGTCGCCGCGGTCGGGGGCGGGCTCGTCGCGCTGGTCCTCGGCTCTCGCTGGCTCATCGACGGTGGGCAGTCGCTTCTTGCGGCTGCCGGATTCTCCGACCTGTTCATCGGACTCACAGTGCTCGCGCTCGGCACCTCGCTGCCGGAACTGGCCGCGAGCGTCGTCGCCGCCATTCGCGGTGAGGCCGAGTTCAGCGTCGGCAACGTCGTCGGATCCAACATCTACAACATCCTCGCGGTCATCGGCATCGTCGCGCTCGTCACCCCGATCAGCGTGAGTCCCGGCGTCCGCGGGTTCGAGTTCCCCGCGCTCCTCGCGTTCACCGCGCTGGTCGTCGGGTTGATGTACCGTCACGAGAGCGTCTCTCGGATAGACGGAGGTATCCTCACCGGCGGGTATCTCCTCTTCGTCTACCTCCTGTTGCCGTGA
- a CDS encoding cbb3-type cytochrome c oxidase subunit I, with protein sequence MSELPPTTSVKRWLVTTNHKDIGILYTITALFFLLFGGVLALLIRVQLWDPANQILSGLAYNEAVTAHGLIMVFWFLSPFGFGFANYFVPLQIGADDLAFPRLNALSYWMYLFSGILLGISFFQGGTLNAGWTMYAPLNVPMYTPSIGSTGAVLALAMFVIGVTASTVNFLTSIHHSRAEGMGIMDMPMFTWSMLATVWMMLFAFAALLAVGLILASDRVLGSVYFSATEGGSLLWGHLFWFFGHPEVYIVFFPALGAMLELFQTFSGRRLVGRKWVIIAICLISVQSFLVWMHHMFLTTINLEIKTLMMATTIGISLPFDLVVFSLIYTLIKGRIQFTTPFLFAFGALLLFILGGITGVFLGAIVLDYEFRGTYWVVAHFHYVMFGGATALFGAAYYWFPKMTGKMYDELLGKIHFVIFFIGFNAVYFSMFLGWETPRRVFEYNPAFQIYHQIGTIGAFMLGFSFFIMFYNFAKSYVSGPDAGANPWDYSRTAEWAVPSPPPLENWSNRPSYASGKLEFVKDYVPDGGPAVKTDDNGDVATDGGDSHSAHITEYPYWDKHPSHASIWPLALSLALGVLFLGLSGFHDNVVFELGESLASTTVTISNPVYPIFTVVGLLGLVGSGVKWGLEDFYAPPTEFAERWPFNGVEKVKLGMWFFLASDVIVFGAFLSAAIFVRYNAGWRTWSPLTESLPGLINTFVLITSSFTVILALVAAHRKSRQGLLASLGATIVLGFTFLAIKLWEWHHEIFEVGVTIAQNSHGDPIQASIYYVTTGLHGIHVVGGLLIAIFLFVRAYQGHYMEDERPIEYFGLYWHFVDIVWVFIFPLFYLF encoded by the coding sequence ATGAGTGAGCTACCGCCGACGACCTCGGTGAAACGCTGGCTCGTCACGACGAATCACAAGGACATCGGTATCTTATACACGATCACCGCGCTGTTCTTCCTGCTTTTCGGTGGGGTCCTCGCGCTGCTCATCCGCGTGCAGCTGTGGGACCCGGCGAATCAGATCCTCTCCGGGCTCGCGTACAACGAGGCCGTCACCGCTCACGGGTTGATAATGGTGTTCTGGTTCCTCTCGCCGTTCGGTTTCGGGTTCGCGAACTACTTTGTGCCCCTGCAGATCGGCGCTGACGACCTCGCGTTCCCGCGCCTGAACGCGCTCTCGTACTGGATGTACCTGTTCTCGGGTATCCTCCTCGGAATCAGCTTCTTCCAGGGCGGCACGCTGAACGCGGGGTGGACGATGTACGCACCGCTCAACGTCCCGATGTACACACCAAGCATCGGGTCGACGGGGGCGGTGCTCGCGCTCGCGATGTTCGTCATCGGTGTCACTGCGTCGACGGTGAACTTCCTCACGTCCATCCATCACTCCCGCGCCGAAGGTATGGGTATCATGGACATGCCGATGTTCACATGGTCGATGCTCGCGACGGTGTGGATGATGCTGTTCGCGTTCGCGGCGCTTCTCGCCGTTGGCCTCATCCTAGCCTCTGACCGCGTGCTCGGGAGTGTCTACTTCTCCGCGACGGAGGGGGGCTCGCTCCTGTGGGGCCACCTGTTCTGGTTCTTCGGTCACCCAGAGGTTTACATCGTGTTCTTCCCGGCGCTCGGTGCGATGTTGGAGCTGTTCCAGACGTTCTCCGGGCGTCGGCTCGTCGGCCGGAAGTGGGTCATCATCGCCATCTGCCTGATCTCGGTTCAGTCGTTCCTCGTGTGGATGCACCACATGTTCCTGACGACGATCAACCTCGAGATCAAGACGCTGATGATGGCGACGACTATCGGCATATCGCTCCCGTTCGACCTAGTCGTCTTCTCGCTTATCTACACGCTGATTAAGGGGCGGATACAGTTCACGACGCCGTTCCTCTTCGCGTTCGGTGCGCTGCTTCTGTTCATCCTCGGCGGCATCACCGGCGTCTTCCTCGGCGCTATCGTGCTCGACTACGAGTTCCGCGGCACCTACTGGGTGGTCGCACACTTCCACTACGTGATGTTCGGCGGCGCGACGGCGCTGTTCGGCGCGGCGTACTATTGGTTCCCGAAGATGACCGGGAAGATGTACGACGAGCTGCTCGGGAAGATCCACTTTGTGATCTTCTTCATCGGGTTTAACGCGGTGTACTTCTCGATGTTCCTCGGGTGGGAGACCCCGCGGCGCGTCTTCGAGTACAACCCCGCATTCCAGATCTACCACCAGATCGGGACGATCGGGGCGTTCATGCTCGGGTTCTCCTTCTTTATCATGTTCTACAACTTCGCGAAATCGTACGTCTCCGGACCCGACGCCGGCGCGAACCCGTGGGACTACTCGCGGACTGCGGAGTGGGCCGTGCCGTCGCCGCCGCCGCTCGAAAACTGGTCGAACCGGCCTTCGTACGCGTCCGGGAAGCTGGAGTTCGTCAAAGACTACGTGCCGGACGGTGGTCCCGCGGTGAAGACCGACGACAACGGCGACGTTGCCACGGACGGCGGCGACAGCCACTCGGCGCACATCACGGAGTACCCGTACTGGGACAAACACCCGAGCCACGCGAGCATCTGGCCGCTCGCGCTCTCGCTCGCGCTCGGCGTGCTGTTCCTCGGACTCTCCGGGTTCCACGACAACGTCGTCTTCGAACTCGGCGAGTCGCTCGCGTCGACGACCGTGACGATATCGAACCCGGTCTACCCGATCTTCACCGTCGTGGGACTGCTGGGCCTCGTCGGAAGCGGCGTGAAGTGGGGGCTCGAAGACTTCTACGCGCCGCCGACCGAGTTCGCGGAACGCTGGCCGTTCAACGGCGTCGAGAAGGTCAAGCTGGGCATGTGGTTCTTCCTCGCCTCTGACGTGATCGTCTTCGGCGCGTTCCTGTCCGCGGCCATCTTCGTCCGTTACAACGCCGGCTGGCGCACGTGGTCGCCGCTGACCGAGTCGCTGCCGGGGCTCATCAACACGTTCGTGCTCATCACGTCGTCGTTCACCGTCATCCTCGCGCTCGTGGCCGCCCACCGGAAGAGCCGGCAGGGGCTGCTCGCGTCGCTCGGGGCGACCATCGTACTCGGGTTCACGTTCCTCGCGATCAAGCTGTGGGAGTGGCACCACGAGATATTCGAGGTGGGCGTCACTATCGCACAGAACTCCCACGGTGACCCGATCCAAGCGTCGATCTACTACGTGACGACCGGGCTCCACGGGATCCACGTCGTCGGTGGTCTCCTGATCGCAATCTTCCTATTCGTCAGGGCGTATCAGGGACACTACATGGAAGACGAACGCCCGATCGAGTACTTCGGGCTCTACTGGCACTTCGTCGACATCGTCTGGGTGTTCATCTTCCCGCTGTTCTACCTCTTCTGA
- a CDS encoding cytochrome C oxidase subunit IV family protein yields the protein MSSDSLKLYSAIYVALLVAATLNFILFEADFLAFTYAQAVGGTLVIATVKTLLIVAYFQHLRWENRSLTYVMALALALTMLLMAAATYSIS from the coding sequence ATGTCGTCCGATTCGCTCAAACTGTACTCGGCGATATACGTCGCGCTCTTGGTCGCGGCCACGCTCAACTTCATTCTCTTCGAGGCCGACTTCCTCGCGTTCACGTACGCGCAAGCGGTCGGCGGGACGCTCGTTATCGCGACCGTCAAGACGCTCCTCATCGTGGCGTACTTCCAGCACCTCCGCTGGGAGAACCGCTCTTTGACCTACGTGATGGCGCTCGCGCTCGCGCTCACCATGCTTCTCATGGCCGCCGCGACGTACTCTATTTCGTAG